The Triticum urartu cultivar G1812 unplaced genomic scaffold, Tu2.1 TuUngrouped_contig_8952, whole genome shotgun sequence DNA window CTTAATTAATTATTGGGCATGTGTATTACCATTAATTTTCAAGCTTAACATGACTATTCTTACTATCTATTCTCACTTCTCTTAGTCTTTTTTCTTGCCTTTTTGGCATACTTGTCTTTTTGCTTGCCTGGCTGGTCCAAAGTCACGACATTTTCGTTATAGAGTTATTTTTTGTAGTACAAAATAAATAGTGATAAAAATTGGGGGCGAACGTACCTACCACCATCGGTAGCAAATTATTTCCGATAATTCTAATGATACACGTTTGAACACATACAAAAAACTATTTAATGATAAACTAGTGGTCAAAGTTGTTTTTAAATGAAATGTGGGTTCCGCCTTATAAACTCGAACAGAGTTCATTCTTAATTCTGAGTCAGATGATAATAATATGCAATGCAAAAATTTAATTTAACAAAACattttaattttatttttgtAATAGAGGGCAGCAGGCTGGTGAATAGAAAATGTCCTCCTTTAGTGATATAGAAATACTTTTGCTTCCTCCTTTATTTAAGAAACACTTTTTGAAACGAATCACTCTTGACCATTAGTAGCAGCCTGCTGATATAGTTGCATTTACTTTTGTTTTCTTCCAGATAGATTTTTTTTGAGTCGTCCTTGCAGATAGATATACAAGGCCAACAATGATGCATGGGAATGAAACGTCCTTCTCTTTTTTGCATGGCAGAAAACGTCGTGTGCATAAGAACTAAACGGACGACACGTCGTTGGTATGTAGTACACACATTCTCAAAAAAAAATTGTAGTACACACGTGCATAATAAGAACCAAACAGTAGGTACGGCGTACCTATTGCGCGAGACATGCCAAGCACCCCCCGTACGCGCAGCTGCCCGTCGTCAGAGGTCCGCACTTTGCCGCCCGCCGCGTCCACCCGCGCCCTCTCGTCCGGCCGCTCCAGCTGCATCCACGCATCAGCATCAAATTTGTCCGGTCAGACGAGACCAAAGGAGTGAAATAGGATACGCATGACACAATTATTCTCACCTTGTGGTCCTGGGAGAGTGGTAAGGCGTTGCCGGCGCGGCAAAGCACGCTGCGGGAGTCACCGCAGTTGGCGATGAGGATGCTGCCGCGGACCAGGAGCGCCACCACGCCAGTGGACCCCATGATGGGCAATCCCGATTCCGACAGCCCCATCCCCAGTGCGTCCGCCCGCTCGAAGCTCCGCTTCAGCGCCGCCTCCCACGCGCGACGCTCCGCCTCTTCATCATTTTCCGGGTGCTCCTTCCGGTAGGCAGTTGCggcgtgggccagctcctccgcCAGTATGACGTGCATCTGGTCCCTGCACAGTGCCGACACCTGTGCCACCACGTAGCACGTAGCAAGCAAATCAAGCGTCTAGGGTAGGGCGTGGACGTGTCGACCACTCGACCTGGAGGTGCGTGGAAGGTGCTGCAGTCTGGCAGCATGTGGAGGAAAGGGAACGGGGGGTTACCTGTGGGCCGCCGTGGCCGTCGAAGACGGCGAAGAAGTGTATGGGGGAGCCGTCGGCCCAGGCGCAGAAGGACGGGCGCAGCAACACGGTGTCCTCCATGCCCTTCCGCTGATCCAGTCCCCGCTGCGACACGGATCCGAACGCCAGGTACCACACTGCCGCCGCTGCCTCTTCAGCTGGCAGTAGATGCGCCGGCGCCGCCACCACGCGGGAGCTCTCCCCTTCCGCTGGGCTCATGAGGTAGCCCTCAGACCCCTCCGAGGATGCGTAGTACCCGGACAAGAGAGGTGACGACTGG harbors:
- the LOC125532068 gene encoding probable protein phosphatase 2C 37 translates to MEDTVLLRPSFCAWADGSPIHFFAVFDGHGGPQVSALCRDQMHVILAEELAHAATAYRKEHPENDEEAERRAWEAALKRSFERADALGMGLSESGLPIMGSTGVVALLVRGSILIANCGDSRSVLCRAGNALPLSQDHKLERPDERARVDAAGGKVRTSDDGQLRVRGVLGMSRAIGHKLLKPAVICEPDITMMTRSEDDDCLILTSDGLWDVIENQIACNAVRNCLEFENKNNQGAPRRGALIRQEEEVGCNNAATLLKNMAICKHSQDDISVVVLDLKARG